In Iodobacter fluviatilis, the DNA window TTTTGAAATGATTATTGCTGGTGATGGGGTTCAGCGGCATTTAGTTGAAGATTTCTGTGACCAATATCCATGGGCAAAATATGTAGGTTTGGTGAAAGGGAAGGCAAAAGCTGAAATTTTAGCTGCAGCGGATGTGATGCTGAATCCTGGTTTAATTGGATTAAGTATTTTAGATTCGTTTGTAGGTGCTGCACCTGTATTGACCACGGATTGTGGCCTGCATAGCCCTGAATTTGTTTATCTTAATCATGGGGTAAATGGGATTGTTGCCATTAATTCATTAAAAAATTATGCGGGCGCTGTAATTGATTTGTTGCGTGACAGCAATAAATTAGAGGCAATGAAAGCTGCTTGTGTACAAAGTTCCAGAGAATTTAGCGTAGAGAGTATGGCAAGAAACTTTGCTGATGGAATCATGAATTGTCTGCACATGCCGGTTTACAGGAAATTACATTAATGTTGCGCATTTTGCTTGTTCATAATTCTTATCAGCAAAGGGGAGGTGAGGATTCTGTTGTTGAAAATGAGCTTGCTTTGCTGAGGTCATATGGGCATCAGGTTGAGCTTTATTTTCGGCATAATGATGAGTTGTCCGGATTAAACCGGTTTTCTATTTTTCAACAGGCGATTTGGTCTGGAAAAACTTACTGTGAATTAAATATTTTACTGCAGCGTTTCAAACCTGATGTGATTCACGTTCATAATACTCTGTCTTTAATTTCTCCTTCATTGTATTGGGTTGCCGCTAAATTTAAAATCCCCGTTGTGCAAACGCTCCATAACTTTCGTTTATTATGCCCGCAGGCTATGTTTCTACGTAAAGGCAATATCTGTGAGCGCTGTATTGGGCGCAATACCTGGCGTAGTGTGATTCACCGTTGTTATCGTTCTTCTTTATCACAGTCTGCGGTTGTTTCCGGGATGCTTCATTTACATCGTGGTCTCGGAACATATAAAAATAATGTAAGTCGTTATATTGCTTTGAATTCATTTTGTAAAAATAAATTTATTGAAGGTGGTTTACCTGCTGAAAAAATACGTGTTAAACCCAATTTTATTCCGGATATAAATTCGGCTGTTGTTCAGCGTAATGGTTTTTTATTTGCCGGGCGTCTTTCTCCGGAAAAAGGCCTTCATGTTTTAGTCCGGGCTTTTAATCATCAGTCCCATGGCCAATTAAGCGTTGCCGGCACGGGGGAAGATTCGTTTCTGCTGGCACAGTATCCTGCGATAAAGCAGCTTGGCATCTTATCTGCCGGAGGTGTTTGTTTGGAAATGCAAAAAAGTGCGGCTCTGATTCTGCCAAGTATTTGGTATGAGAATATGCCTATGATTCTTCTGGAGGCTTTTATGAATGGTTTGCCTGTGATTGCAAGCAGAATTGGGGCATTGGCAGAGCTGGTTGAAGAGGGCGTGACGGGGCTGTTATTTAATGTTGGAGATTCTGCTGATTTAGCAAAAAAAATGCAGTGGGCAGTTGATCATCCTGATTTCATGCTGGAAATGGGAAAAAACGCCAGAAATAAATACCTGAGTGCTTATAGTTCTGAAGTAAATATAAATTTGCTTCTTGCCATATATAAAGAAGCCATTGCAGACATGAAGCCCAAGAATATACTGCTTCCTGTCTGATGTTTTCATGGGAAATGGGCTTTTTAAGCTAAAATATTGTGTATTAAGTCATATTTATATTAATGAAATGCGTTGGTGTTATGTTTGATTTTTTTTGCGAGTAAGAATGAGAAAGATTTTGATTGTGCATAATATCTATCAGCAAAAAGGGGGTGAAGACTCGGTCGTTGCCAATGAAGCTGCATTGCTTCGAAAATTTGGCAACCAGGTTGAAGTCTATTTACGCCATAATGATGATATTGCAGGGCAATCAAAAATGAGCCTAATGTCTCAGGCTGTTTATTCCAAAAAATCATATTCGGATATTACCGGTAAGATTAAAGAATTTAAACCTGATATTGTTCATGTTCACAATACTCTTCCTCTTGTTTCTCCTTCTGTA includes these proteins:
- a CDS encoding glycosyltransferase, with amino-acid sequence MSAHAGLQEITLMLRILLVHNSYQQRGGEDSVVENELALLRSYGHQVELYFRHNDELSGLNRFSIFQQAIWSGKTYCELNILLQRFKPDVIHVHNTLSLISPSLYWVAAKFKIPVVQTLHNFRLLCPQAMFLRKGNICERCIGRNTWRSVIHRCYRSSLSQSAVVSGMLHLHRGLGTYKNNVSRYIALNSFCKNKFIEGGLPAEKIRVKPNFIPDINSAVVQRNGFLFAGRLSPEKGLHVLVRAFNHQSHGQLSVAGTGEDSFLLAQYPAIKQLGILSAGGVCLEMQKSAALILPSIWYENMPMILLEAFMNGLPVIASRIGALAELVEEGVTGLLFNVGDSADLAKKMQWAVDHPDFMLEMGKNARNKYLSAYSSEVNINLLLAIYKEAIADMKPKNILLPV